Proteins from a single region of Numenius arquata chromosome Z, bNumArq3.hap1.1, whole genome shotgun sequence:
- the CTXN3 gene encoding LOW QUALITY PROTEIN: cortexin-3 (The sequence of the model RefSeq protein was modified relative to this genomic sequence to represent the inferred CDS: substituted 1 base at 1 genomic stop codon) has protein sequence MMKRRRLWDYLFQLTXMMDGEIFTATLVPPGNMTPNSSMTLEQKTTFAFVILLFIFLGILIVRCFRILLDPYRSMPTSTWADGLDGMEKGQFDYALA, from the coding sequence ATGATGAAAAGAAGGCGACTGTGGGATTATTTGTTTCAGCTTACCTAGATGATGGATGGAGAGATATTCACTGCCACTTTGGTGCCACCTGGCAACATGACACCAAATTCTAGCATGACCCTGGAACAGAAAACAACGTTTGCCTttgtgattttattatttattttcttgggaaTCCTCATTGTCCGCTGCTTCCGAATTCTCCTTGACCCCTACCGGAGTATGCCAACTTCAACCTGGGCTGATGGACTTGATGGAATGGAGAAAGGCCAGTTTGACTATGCTCTTGCTTAG